In the genome of Drosophila yakuba strain Tai18E2 chromosome 3R, Prin_Dyak_Tai18E2_2.1, whole genome shotgun sequence, one region contains:
- the LOC6536971 gene encoding uncharacterized protein LOC6536971 translates to MRRASRLIPFGFVILLLNLLLLLQPSAVGHSLGASCQTPEKSEGRCVHLSSCRLVLRHYAMYKEHMPPAIMRFLQRARCKPKNEGYHLCCELKDVIPANANSKLK, encoded by the exons ATGCGGCGCGCATCTCGATTGATTCCGTTCGGTTTCGTCATCTTGCTCCTGAAtcttctgctcctcctccagccaTCGGCAGTCGGCCACTCAC TTGGCGCCAGCTGCCAGACGCCCGAGAAGAGCGAAGGACGATGCGTGCACTTAAGCTCCTGCCGCCTCGTCCTGCGCCATTATGCGATGTACAAGGAGCACATGCCGCCTGCGATAATGCGATTCCTGCAGAGGGCCCGCTGCAAGCCGAAGAACGAAGGC TATCATTTGTGCTGCGAACTCAAAGATGTGATTCCCGCGAACGCCAACTCCAAGTTGAAGTAA